The Phycisphaerae bacterium DNA segment TGTGCGGCAGGCCGTCGCCGCCGAAGTCGAAAACGTTGTGGAAGACCTCGTGCTCGTACGGGATCGGGACCACCGACCCCGCGCCCATCGCCTGTTCGAGCATGTCGCACGCGCTGCGATAGAAGAAGTCGCCCCCCTTGTCGAACACGCAGTCGTCCATCAGGATGAACCCGCCTTCGCTGAGGTACCGGCGGACGTTGTCGATCTGCGCCGCGTCGAACTTGAAGTAGCCTTCGGCGGTCATGAAGAGGAACGGAAAGTCGCGAATCCGGTCGTAGTCGTCGAAGCCGACCACAGCGTTGAACTGATCGTCCGACCCGTAGTGCGGCCGTTCGTTGCCGCACCCGGTCGGCAGCTTCACCTTGCAGCGGATCGTCGAGCTCAGCTCCGACAGCAGATTCCGGTCGGCGCCCGGATAGACGTTCCACACGTCGCCGACCCGGTCGTCGCACGAGAACCGCACCCGCGGCATCAGGAAGTCGTACTCGTCCAGATCGCCCTTGGCCGTTCTGGATGACCGGGCGAATAGCTGTCCCAGCGCATCGAGTCCGCCCGCGGCCAAGCCCACTCCGGCGGCGCCGGCGGCGGCCAGGAACTCGCGGCGGCTGACCTTCGCCTTTTTTTTCCCGCTCATCGTGTCCCGTCCCTCAATGCGCCAGGGCGTACATGACCACGTTGACCCCGAACTGGAGCGATTGCTCGACCTTGGGCATGCCGAACCACTTGCCAAGGCGGTCGGCCCAGCCGCAATGGACGTCGCTGGACGTCAACAGCACGGCCAGCCGCTTGTCGATGAATACGCCTCGCGCCCCGTGCTGGACCCCGTGCATGTGCGGCACGCCCGCGTCGCCGAAGTCGTAAACGTTGTGAAATATCTC contains these protein-coding regions:
- a CDS encoding DUF4159 domain-containing protein yields the protein MSGKKKAKVSRREFLAAAGAAGVGLAAGGLDALGQLFARSSRTAKGDLDEYDFLMPRVRFSCDDRVGDVWNVYPGADRNLLSELSSTIRCKVKLPTGCGNERPHYGSDDQFNAVVGFDDYDRIRDFPFLFMTAEGYFKFDAAQIDNVRRYLSEGGFILMDDCVFDKGGDFFYRSACDMLEQAMGAGSVVPIPYEHEVFHNVFDFGGDGLPHMQGQKHGARGVFLGDRLGVFVSPSDIHCGWATPGWFGAEGQKRSIQMGINVIMYALAH